CTGTTATCTTTTGAAAGATTGTCGTTCAAAATCGTCATTGCGGTCTCTAAAGAAACTTCGTGGTGGGGAATTGAACGAAACAAGTGCTGGCAGGCAAACATGAATAAAGAGGCCGGAACACCTTTTCCTGCAACATCTCCTACTGTGAACTGTAGAGTTTTTTCGTCGACCATAAAGAAATCATACAAATCACCGCCGACCTCTCTCGCTGGCTGCATCAGCGCATTGATTGATACTGTTTCAGCAGGAATAGTGAGCTCTTTGGGCAATGCTCCCTGCTGAATTTCAGCCGCAATGCGCAATTCACTTTTCATTTTTTCCCGTTCTGCGGCGGTTTTTTTCTTATTTTCAATATGCTCAAGAAGAGAATCTTCCATATAGGCAAATGCCTGTACAAGCTCTTTAATTTCTACATCATTAACTTTGTTTAGCTTGGTTAGAAGTATATTTCCTTCTGTGATGGAAAAATCCCGCTCAGGGAGTGAGCGTGCATAATCAGCCAGATCTTTAATTGGGGAGATCGTTTTTCCTGAGGCCCATTTAGCACCCAGTAATCCTAGTAACAAAACTAAAGAAATAAGCAGGGTTGTGCGTACTTGCACGGCATCTCGGGCATCATAAGTATAGTCCCGGTTATAACAAATGGCGACGAAGAGTTTTTGTTTTTTGGAAAAACCGAGAGTACAATCCCATCCCTGAGGGTTTTCAGTTCCTCTTTCAGTCTGAATAGCAAAGGATGAAATGGTATCTTTATTGCGAAATTTAGACAAAAGTTGACTTATTATATCTTGAGCTCGTGCAGATTTATTTTCCGATATGATGTTTTTGTTTTGGTCAAAAAATATAATTAGTTGCCCGGACTTTTTACTCATCGAGCTGTACTGTCTTTCGTTCTCATTCAGGTCTTCTTCCGATCCTTCAGGCAGAGTATCCATGTACAGCAGAGTTTGATAAACAAGACCCTGTGCTGTATTGTTCACAACCTCTGAAATGTGTTCTTGATACATTTCCTCTGAAATAAATAAAATAGGCCATGCTACTATTATTACTGTGACGGCTATAAGAAAGGAAATGCGTTTGCTGATCGAAATTTTCATATCAAGTCCTGCCAGAGATAAAGGTTGATCCCGAACATTTATTGTGAATCGTAGTGATAGCTTTGCTTAAATCAACTGCTTAGCGGGAAATATATTTATAGCTTACTATAATATTACACAAAAACACCAGCGTCGCAATGTGTGTAGAAAAAATACGCAGGGCAGGGACATTAGAAGGCCGCCCCTTATAAACTGTTTCCAGTTGTAAAGAGACGGCTTTTTTGGGGGGCCTATTCTGATCGAATATAAAGGGCCAGCACGGGACATATTTCGGCTAAGTGAAGGTTTTGCGTTATCAATACCTGATCAATAACAATCCTGCCGTCATTGCCGAGGGAAATAGCTCCGTTAGTACAATGTTCGATACAGGCTCCACAAACATCTACGCCGACACACCTCTCCCGGTCATAGATAAGTTTTGTGTTATTGCTCTCGCAACTATTTCTGTCCTCCATCCTGCCGGACATGACTGTGTTCATAACATACTCCTTTTGTTGGAGAATGTCGTCGCTGCCAAACATTACAGCTTGCTTATCTGAAAATTACATACGGGTAATTTTTTTCTCGCACGGAAAACTTACTTCAAACAAAGCCCCCCCAAGCTTACTTGATTGAATAGAGATATTTCCCCCATGAGCTTCCATTACGGCTTTTGCCAAACTCAAGCCAAGCCCAAGTCCTTTAGTAGAACGACTCTTATCTATACGATATAATTTTTCAAAAATACGCTCCCGCTCAAGCGGTTCAATCCCCGGACCACTGTCTTCAACCGAGATTATGATGGAATCGCCGTCGCGTTCTGTGCGCAGAGCGACCTTTCCTCCGCGTGGGGTATATTTGAGACTATTGTCAACAAGGTTGCCCAGCATCTGCAATATTCGTTGATGGTCACCGCTAATAGTGAGCAGGGTAGAATCGTTGATAATTTCAATTTCTCGCTCTTCCGCGACAAATTCATATATGTCGAGCACTTCATCAATCAGTGAAGAGCACAGCAAATCTTCGAATGACAGTTTCATCTGTCCGGTTTCAGCTTCTGTGATATCCATGAGCATGTTAAGTTGACGATTGATGCGTTCAACGTCTTCCGCGCAGTCCATCAAAATTTCACGCAATTGTTGTGCGGAAAAGTCAGCGATCAGTCCATGCTCGATACGTGCTTTCATCCTGGTCATCGGAGTTTTAAGATCGTGGCTGACATTTCCAAGGGTATCACGCATGGCTGAGATTAATTTATCGTTACGCTCAAGCATCTTGTTAAAAAGCACAGCCAGTTCACGAAGTTCCCCGGCTTGCTCCACCACCGGGACCCGGCTTTTCATATCACCGGATGAAACTCTGCGCACAGTTGATTCCAATTCCCGCACAGGGGTCAGCACGTTACGGGAGAAAAAAACACCGCCAAGAATTCCCAGCACCGCGATGCCGCATATAATTACCAGAAAAAAAATTCTCTGATCATCCACGATCATTTCCTGGCGTCCGGTAGTACGACCTAATTGCAGAATATGTCCATCTGCAAGGTGGGTTGTATAAATATCAAGATCGTTTTCAGTGGGAAGATCAAGCTCTTTCCAGGTTTTGTCATTGGCAGTGGGCAGAATAAAATGTTCCACTTCCAGTTCATTAAATTCTTCAGGAATGGTCAGCCATACTGTTTTGCCCTGATTATCTGAAAGACGCAAAAAAATGTTGCTGAAGCGATTGGAAAGATGGCGGTTGCGGATCATTGCAAGCAGACCGTCGATTCCATTGGTATTGTACAGGGCGTGGTAGGTTTCAGCCTGGTTGCTCAATTGCTCTCGTTCCACGCGGGTAAGGTATGAATCAAAAAAAATGTTGCTGATCAAAAACAGTAACAGGGTGCTCATTCCGAAAACAACGAAATACCACCGAACCAGCCTGAGTCCGCTCAGTCCTTTAATCTTCTCGAGCACTGATAACATAGCCTACACCACGAATAGTCGAGATAAGATTTGTGGGAAAGGGTTTATCCACCTTGGAACGCAATCGATGCAGGAGTACCTCCACAACATTAGTTTGGGGGTTGAAGCTGTAGTCCCAAATATGTTCAAGAATCATGGTCTTGGTTACCACTCTGCCTGCGTTGTTCATCATGTACTCCAGCAAACCATATTCACGAGCATGAAGAATCAACGCTTGGCCATCACGAGTCACCTCACGTGAAAAGCGATCCAAGACAAGATCTCCCACACGCAATTTTGATTCGGTAGGAGTCCGTGAAGACCTGCGAATCAGAGCCTGCAACCGGGCTGACAGCTCGGCAAATGAAAAAGGTTTGGTCAAATAGTCATCGCCTCCGGTCTGGAGTCCGGTCACCTTATCGTCCACCCCCTGGCGGGCACTTAAAATAAGCACAGGAGTATCAATATTCTTGCCGCGCATCTCGGCAATTATATCCAATCCGCTGCGTCCTGGAAGCATCCAGTCCATTACCACGGCGTCATATTCAGTAGAAAGGGCGTATTCCAAACCGGCATTGCCATCAGCAGCATGATCCACAGTATATCCGGATTCACGTAACCCGTTGACTACATATTCGGCAATGGTAGGATCATCTTCTACAATCAAGATTCTCATATTTTGACTCCCTATACTCTCTCTAGTTAAAAGTGCGGTTTTATGCCCGCGCTATCCTTAATTTACCACTGAAACATAAACAAGACCAGTCACATAAGAACAAACAGCAAAGGACAACCATTCCCCCTTTGGCTGTGATCTAATGGAAATAATGAATTGTATTACTTACCTACAGATTATTTGAAAATTACAGCTATGTAATCTGCCCGTTCTCCAATGTATTAACTCCAAGGCTTTTGCTTATAGAATAACGTATGAAAGGAGCAGGATGCTCCCTTCATACGTTATTGACGCCATGCAGGCGTCTTAAGCTTCCCCCTGGTCAGGAATCTCTTCGATGAGTTTATGGATGTCACAGACACGCCAAGCGGTAGTCCGTTTGGTGAGTTTTACCGGCTTGGGAAAGCGTCCGGTCTGGATACCTTTCCACCAAGTTGTCTTGGAAACAGGAATGACTTTCAGGACATCAACAAGTCTTACAAAGCCCGTATTGGGCAGATGGTATGCGGTGTGATTGGTTTCGGTTCGCATAGTTTTTCCTCCGTGTTTTGACGTTTCGGAGGAGCCTACAAGAACCGGATTTGTTTGCTAGACGGGTAGAAGGGGTAAAGGGGCTAAAATCGTGAATTAAAATTTTAAACCCCTGTATTAAATGAGGATGTTTTTTAAGGGCAGGAGGGGTAAAATAGCCTTATTTAACAGTTTTTACCCCCTAAGAAGACCCGTCTGTGTGCTTTACCGTGTCGGGAACACACTTCCATGCTTCACGAAAAGCAGAGCCGAATTCCTTTTCATTCTGGTCTGGGTAGTTTGATTTGATGCGCTCAAAAAAAGCATCCCTTTTGATCGTCACCGGACTGGACGAATTGACCGTATTTTCACGGATGATTTCACCCATGGCTGAACAGGCTGCGAGACACCATTTTTTCCAGCCGTTCTTATTTATGATTTCTTCCTTCTCGGCTAGCTTGG
The Desulfovibrio sp. JC010 genome window above contains:
- a CDS encoding response regulator transcription factor is translated as MRILIVEDDPTIAEYVVNGLRESGYTVDHAADGNAGLEYALSTEYDAVVMDWMLPGRSGLDIIAEMRGKNIDTPVLILSARQGVDDKVTGLQTGGDDYLTKPFSFAELSARLQALIRRSSRTPTESKLRVGDLVLDRFSREVTRDGQALILHAREYGLLEYMMNNAGRVVTKTMILEHIWDYSFNPQTNVVEVLLHRLRSKVDKPFPTNLISTIRGVGYVISARED
- a CDS encoding HAMP domain-containing sensor histidine kinase, which gives rise to MLSVLEKIKGLSGLRLVRWYFVVFGMSTLLLFLISNIFFDSYLTRVEREQLSNQAETYHALYNTNGIDGLLAMIRNRHLSNRFSNIFLRLSDNQGKTVWLTIPEEFNELEVEHFILPTANDKTWKELDLPTENDLDIYTTHLADGHILQLGRTTGRQEMIVDDQRIFFLVIICGIAVLGILGGVFFSRNVLTPVRELESTVRRVSSGDMKSRVPVVEQAGELRELAVLFNKMLERNDKLISAMRDTLGNVSHDLKTPMTRMKARIEHGLIADFSAQQLREILMDCAEDVERINRQLNMLMDITEAETGQMKLSFEDLLCSSLIDEVLDIYEFVAEEREIEIINDSTLLTISGDHQRILQMLGNLVDNSLKYTPRGGKVALRTERDGDSIIISVEDSGPGIEPLERERIFEKLYRIDKSRSTKGLGLGLSLAKAVMEAHGGNISIQSSKLGGALFEVSFPCEKKITRM
- a CDS encoding AlpA family transcriptional regulator; the protein is MRTETNHTAYHLPNTGFVRLVDVLKVIPVSKTTWWKGIQTGRFPKPVKLTKRTTAWRVCDIHKLIEEIPDQGEA
- a CDS encoding PP2C family protein-serine/threonine phosphatase, which translates into the protein MKISISKRISFLIAVTVIIVAWPILFISEEMYQEHISEVVNNTAQGLVYQTLLYMDTLPEGSEEDLNENERQYSSMSKKSGQLIIFFDQNKNIISENKSARAQDIISQLLSKFRNKDTISSFAIQTERGTENPQGWDCTLGFSKKQKLFVAICYNRDYTYDARDAVQVRTTLLISLVLLLGLLGAKWASGKTISPIKDLADYARSLPERDFSITEGNILLTKLNKVNDVEIKELVQAFAYMEDSLLEHIENKKKTAAEREKMKSELRIAAEIQQGALPKELTIPAETVSINALMQPAREVGGDLYDFFMVDEKTLQFTVGDVAGKGVPASLFMFACQHLFRSIPHHEVSLETAMTILNDNLSKDNSSAMFVSLFAGRFNIETGELEYSLAGHPPPYLKRADGTITTLEAPANLPIGSIEGIPFETRKITIQSDEILTVFTDGLFEVFDKNGELFGLQRLQNLIGTCAEGNCDEILIHILDSVNNFAKDREGQDDATILCLKRMP